A region from the Lytechinus variegatus isolate NC3 chromosome 6, Lvar_3.0, whole genome shotgun sequence genome encodes:
- the LOC121417125 gene encoding uncharacterized protein LOC121417125 has product MSAPYTRLQENNFHHGMRSPYASYPGVYTQAVRPVVSNISVIGVQYNGPPCRDYLGLAIFVLVFFPPIGLVAILKSRQVRDRASVGDIIGAQRASGTTRRLCYVGLAIGFFLWIAFLTAAMIIFSQTEKIAFGEVSHPIPETRHFNFTLLTRPR; this is encoded by the exons atgTCTGCCC CATACACAAGGCTTCAAGAGAACAACTTCCATCATGGTATGCGGTCACCTTACGCATCGTACCCTGGAGTATATACCCAAGCA GTACGGCCAGTGGTGTCCAATATCTCTGTCATAGGGGTACAGTACAATGGTCCTCCGTGCAGGGACTATCTGGGTCTAGCCATCTTCGTCTTGGTCTTCTTTCCTCCCATTGGACTTGTCGCTATCCTCAAGTCCAGACAG GTTCGTGATCGTGCATCCGTAGGTGACATCATCGGTGCCCAGCGGGCCTCGGGTACGACCCGGCGCCTCTGTTACGTGGGTCTCGCCATCGGATTCTTCCTCTGGATCGCGTTCCTGACCGCCGCGATGATCATTTTCTCGCAGACCGAAAAGATAGCATTCGGCGAGGTCTCGCATCCGATTCCCGAGACGCGGCACTTCAATTTCACCCTCCTCACACGCCCCCGATAG